In Montipora foliosa isolate CH-2021 chromosome 13, ASM3666993v2, whole genome shotgun sequence, one DNA window encodes the following:
- the LOC137982180 gene encoding regulatory factor X 4-like isoform X2 — protein MTLEDEPFFSGALKYRMPRGPGQTTMYGSSGHYVSHSKLQSPLTIQWLNENYEVSEGVSLPRSALYSHYLDFCEKNNLSPVNAASFGKIIRHTFPNLKTRRLGTRGQSKYHYYGITIKATSPYHDTVCNAARQSNTGFSQSYSKNDVEERHQGSGPHKGPQGNGTYVAAAPGGTLLPDFPKPSKLTLPEDVPHEKVKTFLIMYRAHCQRILDTILRANFGEVQNFLVHFWQGMPSHMLEVLGCNEVVELIGQCDSILYKAISGVLIPGTLQPLPASLTQAIRQFAQQLDEWLIESLSHLPEPLQKKKLAVAKNFSHSLRRQTSLTHLAQAARTVLHSAEPVSQMLNDWKQIDFEGITRQALWTFNNEMEDEWELIYDHFKEFTQLLEQQATIDQYAEWASSMVNRCISKQVEKTGKTFKECSRNFLLKWSFFSVKIVRELTLHSAHSFGSFHLLHMLLEDYILYTVENHNNADEQLTQSTVCATKETNFAQGDVKEDMDIDVARPRPTSVRKSGSRKHSSSSSVGSLRSPREAVAQRSPAQTPTMMRSSYHEMSPHAMTPMTPTTPTNNNNNISKYSMIPEPGHFLYPSPGDYGTRYGYTSTPGNPMTSVNHGSSYSATGTSDAAIGMGDFDMSSSYTTDGTSYTIVRSKNSMADSSYAVMTPAPNIPGYEYRGVSPIDQFKHYSQYPPNERSYPSSYMFPASAVTSNTMYPISGVSGGPSERYYPDVLEEFVDMQAAMHHGIPSRPVRSQYSYAPAILSN, from the exons ATG ACCTTGGAAGACGAACCATTTTTCAGCGGAGCCTTGAAGTACAGGATGCCTCGAGGACCAG GGCAGACAACAATGTACGGTTCGAGTGGTCATTACGTATCGCACAGCAAGCTGCAGTCTCCCCTAACGATCCAGTG GTTAAACGAAAATTATGAAGTTTCGGAAGGTGTTAGCTTGCCTCGAAGCGCTTTGTATTCACACTACTTGGACTTTTGTGAAAAGAACAACTTATCTCCTGTTAATGCTGCGAGTTTTGGCAAG ATAATTCGACACACTTTTCCCAACTTGAAAACCCGAAGACTTGGAACACGTGGACAGTCGAA GTATCATTATTATGGAATCACAATAAAAGCTACTTCACCATATCATGATACTGTGTGTAATGCAGCTAGACAGAGTAACACTGG TTTCAGCCAATCATATAGCAAGAATGACGTAGAAGAGAGACACCAGGGGAGCGGACCTCACAAAGGCCCTCAGGGAAACGGAACATACGTGGCAGCGGCCCCAGGAGGGACTCTATTGCCTGACTTCCCCAAGCCCAGCAAACTGACCTTACCTGAAGATGTGCCTCATGAAAAG GTCAAGACCTTCCTCATCATGTACCGCGCTCACTGTCAGAGAATATTGGACACCATTCTTCGCGCGAACTTCGGAGAG gTTCAGAATTTCTTGGTTCATTTCTGGCAAGGTATGCCGAGTCACATGTTGGAGGTGTTGGGTTGCAATGAGGTGGTGGAGCTTATTGGTCAGTGTGATAGCATTTTGTACAAGGCAATCAGCGGAGTTCTTATTCCAGGCACCCTTCAGCCTTTACCAGCAAG TTTGACCCAAGCGATTCGTCAGTTTGCCCAGCAGCTAGATGAATGGCTGATAGAATCGTTGTCTCATTTGCCGGAAccattacaaaagaaaaaacttgcAG ttgccAAGAACTTCTCTCATTCTCTGAGAAGACAAACGTCTCTGACCCATCTCGCTCAG GCCGCACGCACAGTACTCCACAGCGCAGAGCCTGTGTCACAAATGCTCAACGACTGGAAGCAAATTGACTTCGAAGGCATTACTCGACAGGCATTGTGGACATTCAATAATGAGATGGAGGACGAGTGGGAACTCATCTATGATC ATTTCAAAGAGTTTACTCAGCTTCTGGAACAACAGGCTACTATTGATCAGTATGCCGAGTGGGCATCTAGTATGGTCAACCGCTGTATTTCAAAG caAGTGGAGAAGACAGGAAAAACTTTCAAGGAGTGTTCACGTAATTTCCTCCTCAAGTGGTCGTTCTTTAGCGTGAAAATTGTACGCGAGCTGACGCTTCACAGTGCACACAGCTTTG GCTCGTTTCACCTTTTGCACATGCTCCTTGAGGATTACATCCTTTACACCGTTGAAAACCACAACAATGCAGACGAACAGTTAACGCAGTCTACCGTTTGTGCTACCAAGGAAACAAACTTTGCGCAAG GTGACGTCAAGGAAGACATGGATATTGATGTAGCAAGACCGAGACCAACAAGCGTTCGGAAGTCAGGATCGCGAAAACATTCAAGTTCATCATCAGTAGGATCTCTGAGAAGCCCCCGAGAAGCGGTCGCTCAAAGGAGCCCCGCACAGACACCAACAATGATGCGTTCCTCTTACCACGAAATGTCCCCTCATGCGATGACGCCCATGACACCCACTACGCCaacaaataacaacaataacatcaGTAAATACTCCATGATACCGGAACCGGGACATTTTCTGTACCCTTCCCCCGGTGATTATGGTACCCGATATGGTTACACCTCTACACCGGGAAACCCGATGACCTCTGTAAATCATGGAAGCAGCTACTCTGCAACTGGCACCAGTGACGCTGCTATTGGAATGGGCGACTTTGACATGTCAAGCAGCTATACAACAGATGGAACAAGTTACACTATAGTTCGCTCCAAAAACAGCATGGCCGATTCAAGCTACGCGGTCATGACGCCTGCTCCCAACATTCCAGGCTACGAGTACAGAGGTGTATCTCCAATTGATCAATTCAAGCATTACTCACAGTACCCACCGAATGAAAGAAGCTACCCTTCATCCTACATGTTCCCTGCAAGCGCTGTGACCTCAAATACTATGTATCCGATCTCAGGAGTCAGCGGAGGTCCCAGTGAAAGGTATTATCCGGATGTATTGGAGGAATTCGTTGACATGCAAGCCGCAATGCATCATGGAATACCAAGCCGGCCTGTGAGATCTCAGTACAGTTATGCACCAGCAATTTTGAGCAATTAG
- the LOC137982515 gene encoding cyclic nucleotide-gated channel alpha-2-like isoform X1, with protein MEPAKDLSSDSPNLTHQRPSVALKTKMNEGTSRTSRVRFSANTDAFSEEEEADIRHKRLLRYWYKGGRRYSEAEKAFLSRVRIPSVGLIADGETKVGWLRFFDPGGDRLYYWLMIVSIAIVYNSWVLILRSSFPEIHKRHEIIWMTIDYLCDIIYILDLFVSSRTGYMEDGIMQKDIQKMRRHYLHTSAFYLDAASIIPLDILYIFIEHEPAVRMNRLIKYHRFWRFLDRTESRTSYPNMFRLASLMQFILVIIHWNACIYFIVSRNIGFGTDNWVYPGIIGNLNATHESLTRKYIYSFYWSTLTLTTIGEVPPPHTNVEFIIVTLDYLIGVLLFATIVGNVGNIVTNQNAGKVDFQNKMDGIKAYMRFHKIPQHLQQRVIKWFDYLWMNKKHPDEEELLRSLPDKLRAELAIHVHLDSLRKVAIFQDCEAGFLSELVLRLRAQLFSPGDYVCRKGEVGREMYIVNRGKLEVVSETGTKVYAVLEAGSYFGEISVLCMSAAGNRRTASVRSVGYSELFCLSKHDLMEVLDEYPEIKTKIESIAKQRLENDKKRTSTLLTNKHTRTEENCADSEPRPVKSRTFAKMEDRIATLERDRDKLIEELKRQREEFLNRLADLECSMSHLSRERRGEGTHRPTSRSFDFVWKRR; from the exons ATGGAACCCGCGAAAG ATTTGTCATCAGATTCGCCAAACCTGACTCATCAAAGACCCTCAGTGGCGCTGAAAACAAAGATGAATGAAGGAACAAGTAGAACATCAAGAGTCCGCTTCTCAGCTAATACAGATGCTTTcagcgaagaagaagaagcggATATTCGGCACAAACGCTTACTTCGCTATTGGTACAAAGGTGGACGACGATACAGCGAAGCCGAAAAAGCGTTTTTAAGCCGTGTCAGGATACCCTCTGTTGGACTCATTGCTGATGGTGAAACTAAAGTTGGATGGCTTCGATTTTTTGATCCGGGAG GTGACAGACTGTATTACTGGTTGATGATTGTCTCCATTGCAATTGTTTATAATTCATGGGTGCTAATATTACGAAGTTCATTTCCGGAAATTCACAAAAGACATGAGATCATCTGGATGACCATAGACTATTTGTGCGAtattatttatattcttgaCTTATTTGTCAGTTCACGGACGGGTTATATGGAGGACGGTATTATGCAAAAAGACATTCAAAAAATGCGGCGACATTACTTACACACATCAGCGTTTTATTTGGACGCAGCCTCAATCATACCGCTGGACATTCTGTACATTTTCATCGAGCACGAGCCCGCAGTACGCATGAATCGCCTGATAAAGTACCACCGTTTCTGGAGATTTCTTGATCGCACAGAGAGCCGGACCAGTTACCCGAACATGTTTAGACTGGCCTCCCTGATGCAGTTCATTCTTGTGATAATTCATTGGAACGCTTGTATATATTTCATAGTATCTAGAAACATTGGGTTCGGTACAGACAATTGGGTGTACCCGGGAATCATCGGTAACTTAAATGCAACGCATGAGTCACTCACACGGAAATACATTTATTCTTTTTATTGGTCAACTCTAACGCTGACCACCATTGGGGAAGTACCGCCACCTCACACAAATGTGGAATTTATCATTGTAACTCTCGATTACTTAATAG GAGTCCTTTTATTTGCTACCATCGTTGGAAACGTTGGTAATATTGTCACGAACCAAAACGCTGGCAAAGTGGACTTTCAAAACAAGATGGACGGGATTAAAGCCTACATGCGTTTTCATAAGATCCCGCAGCATTTACAGCAGAGAGTAATCAAGTGGTTCGATTACTTGTGGATGAACAAAAAGCACCCGGATGAGGAAGAGCTTCTCCGTTCTTTACCGGACAAACTCCGGGCAGAATTAGCCATTCATGTACACTTGGATTCATTAAGAAAGGTCGCCATCTTTCAAGATTGTGAGGCGGGGTTTTTGAGCGAGCTGGTCTTGCGACTTCGTGCTCAGCTTTTTTCACCAG GGGATTACGTCTGCAGGAAAGGCGAAGTGGGTCGAGAAATGTACATTGTTAATAGGGGCAAGTTAGAGGTGGTATCAGAGACGGGCACCAAAGTCTATGCCGTGTTAGAGGCCGGAAGTTACTTCGGCGAAATTAGTGTGTTATGTATGAGCGCCGCTGGAAATCGTCGGACCGCCTCGGTGCGCTCCGTTGGCTACTCAGAGTTATTTTGCTTGTCAAAACACGATCTCATGGAAGTGCTCGATGAATATCCCGAGATCAAGACGAAAATTGAGAGCATCGCAAAACAACGACTGGAGAACGACAAGAAACGGACAAGCACGTTGCTGACAAACAAACACACGAGAACTGAAGAAAACTGCGCTGACAGTGAACCGAGGCCAGTTAAGAGCAGAACTTTCGCCAAGATGGAAGATAGGATTGCTACACTTGAAAGGGATAGAGATAAGCTTATAGAAGAGTTAAAAAGACAAAGAGAGGAGTTTTTAAACAGACTCGCTGATCTTGAGTGTTCAATGTCACACCTATCAAGGGAACGACGAGGCGAAGGAACACATAGACCCACTTCAAGATCTTTTGACTTCGTTTGGaaaagaagataa
- the LOC137982180 gene encoding regulatory factor X 4-like isoform X1, producing the protein MIARLLVHDSCSRNTEMTLEDEPFFSGALKYRMPRGPGQTTMYGSSGHYVSHSKLQSPLTIQWLNENYEVSEGVSLPRSALYSHYLDFCEKNNLSPVNAASFGKIIRHTFPNLKTRRLGTRGQSKYHYYGITIKATSPYHDTVCNAARQSNTGFSQSYSKNDVEERHQGSGPHKGPQGNGTYVAAAPGGTLLPDFPKPSKLTLPEDVPHEKVKTFLIMYRAHCQRILDTILRANFGEVQNFLVHFWQGMPSHMLEVLGCNEVVELIGQCDSILYKAISGVLIPGTLQPLPASLTQAIRQFAQQLDEWLIESLSHLPEPLQKKKLAVAKNFSHSLRRQTSLTHLAQAARTVLHSAEPVSQMLNDWKQIDFEGITRQALWTFNNEMEDEWELIYDHFKEFTQLLEQQATIDQYAEWASSMVNRCISKQVEKTGKTFKECSRNFLLKWSFFSVKIVRELTLHSAHSFGSFHLLHMLLEDYILYTVENHNNADEQLTQSTVCATKETNFAQGDVKEDMDIDVARPRPTSVRKSGSRKHSSSSSVGSLRSPREAVAQRSPAQTPTMMRSSYHEMSPHAMTPMTPTTPTNNNNNISKYSMIPEPGHFLYPSPGDYGTRYGYTSTPGNPMTSVNHGSSYSATGTSDAAIGMGDFDMSSSYTTDGTSYTIVRSKNSMADSSYAVMTPAPNIPGYEYRGVSPIDQFKHYSQYPPNERSYPSSYMFPASAVTSNTMYPISGVSGGPSERYYPDVLEEFVDMQAAMHHGIPSRPVRSQYSYAPAILSN; encoded by the exons ATGATTGCCAGGTTACTAGTACATGATTCGTGTTCTAGAAATACAGAAATG ACCTTGGAAGACGAACCATTTTTCAGCGGAGCCTTGAAGTACAGGATGCCTCGAGGACCAG GGCAGACAACAATGTACGGTTCGAGTGGTCATTACGTATCGCACAGCAAGCTGCAGTCTCCCCTAACGATCCAGTG GTTAAACGAAAATTATGAAGTTTCGGAAGGTGTTAGCTTGCCTCGAAGCGCTTTGTATTCACACTACTTGGACTTTTGTGAAAAGAACAACTTATCTCCTGTTAATGCTGCGAGTTTTGGCAAG ATAATTCGACACACTTTTCCCAACTTGAAAACCCGAAGACTTGGAACACGTGGACAGTCGAA GTATCATTATTATGGAATCACAATAAAAGCTACTTCACCATATCATGATACTGTGTGTAATGCAGCTAGACAGAGTAACACTGG TTTCAGCCAATCATATAGCAAGAATGACGTAGAAGAGAGACACCAGGGGAGCGGACCTCACAAAGGCCCTCAGGGAAACGGAACATACGTGGCAGCGGCCCCAGGAGGGACTCTATTGCCTGACTTCCCCAAGCCCAGCAAACTGACCTTACCTGAAGATGTGCCTCATGAAAAG GTCAAGACCTTCCTCATCATGTACCGCGCTCACTGTCAGAGAATATTGGACACCATTCTTCGCGCGAACTTCGGAGAG gTTCAGAATTTCTTGGTTCATTTCTGGCAAGGTATGCCGAGTCACATGTTGGAGGTGTTGGGTTGCAATGAGGTGGTGGAGCTTATTGGTCAGTGTGATAGCATTTTGTACAAGGCAATCAGCGGAGTTCTTATTCCAGGCACCCTTCAGCCTTTACCAGCAAG TTTGACCCAAGCGATTCGTCAGTTTGCCCAGCAGCTAGATGAATGGCTGATAGAATCGTTGTCTCATTTGCCGGAAccattacaaaagaaaaaacttgcAG ttgccAAGAACTTCTCTCATTCTCTGAGAAGACAAACGTCTCTGACCCATCTCGCTCAG GCCGCACGCACAGTACTCCACAGCGCAGAGCCTGTGTCACAAATGCTCAACGACTGGAAGCAAATTGACTTCGAAGGCATTACTCGACAGGCATTGTGGACATTCAATAATGAGATGGAGGACGAGTGGGAACTCATCTATGATC ATTTCAAAGAGTTTACTCAGCTTCTGGAACAACAGGCTACTATTGATCAGTATGCCGAGTGGGCATCTAGTATGGTCAACCGCTGTATTTCAAAG caAGTGGAGAAGACAGGAAAAACTTTCAAGGAGTGTTCACGTAATTTCCTCCTCAAGTGGTCGTTCTTTAGCGTGAAAATTGTACGCGAGCTGACGCTTCACAGTGCACACAGCTTTG GCTCGTTTCACCTTTTGCACATGCTCCTTGAGGATTACATCCTTTACACCGTTGAAAACCACAACAATGCAGACGAACAGTTAACGCAGTCTACCGTTTGTGCTACCAAGGAAACAAACTTTGCGCAAG GTGACGTCAAGGAAGACATGGATATTGATGTAGCAAGACCGAGACCAACAAGCGTTCGGAAGTCAGGATCGCGAAAACATTCAAGTTCATCATCAGTAGGATCTCTGAGAAGCCCCCGAGAAGCGGTCGCTCAAAGGAGCCCCGCACAGACACCAACAATGATGCGTTCCTCTTACCACGAAATGTCCCCTCATGCGATGACGCCCATGACACCCACTACGCCaacaaataacaacaataacatcaGTAAATACTCCATGATACCGGAACCGGGACATTTTCTGTACCCTTCCCCCGGTGATTATGGTACCCGATATGGTTACACCTCTACACCGGGAAACCCGATGACCTCTGTAAATCATGGAAGCAGCTACTCTGCAACTGGCACCAGTGACGCTGCTATTGGAATGGGCGACTTTGACATGTCAAGCAGCTATACAACAGATGGAACAAGTTACACTATAGTTCGCTCCAAAAACAGCATGGCCGATTCAAGCTACGCGGTCATGACGCCTGCTCCCAACATTCCAGGCTACGAGTACAGAGGTGTATCTCCAATTGATCAATTCAAGCATTACTCACAGTACCCACCGAATGAAAGAAGCTACCCTTCATCCTACATGTTCCCTGCAAGCGCTGTGACCTCAAATACTATGTATCCGATCTCAGGAGTCAGCGGAGGTCCCAGTGAAAGGTATTATCCGGATGTATTGGAGGAATTCGTTGACATGCAAGCCGCAATGCATCATGGAATACCAAGCCGGCCTGTGAGATCTCAGTACAGTTATGCACCAGCAATTTTGAGCAATTAG
- the LOC137982180 gene encoding regulatory factor X 4-like isoform X3, producing the protein MPRGPGQTTMYGSSGHYVSHSKLQSPLTIQWLNENYEVSEGVSLPRSALYSHYLDFCEKNNLSPVNAASFGKIIRHTFPNLKTRRLGTRGQSKYHYYGITIKATSPYHDTVCNAARQSNTGFSQSYSKNDVEERHQGSGPHKGPQGNGTYVAAAPGGTLLPDFPKPSKLTLPEDVPHEKVKTFLIMYRAHCQRILDTILRANFGEVQNFLVHFWQGMPSHMLEVLGCNEVVELIGQCDSILYKAISGVLIPGTLQPLPASLTQAIRQFAQQLDEWLIESLSHLPEPLQKKKLAVAKNFSHSLRRQTSLTHLAQAARTVLHSAEPVSQMLNDWKQIDFEGITRQALWTFNNEMEDEWELIYDHFKEFTQLLEQQATIDQYAEWASSMVNRCISKQVEKTGKTFKECSRNFLLKWSFFSVKIVRELTLHSAHSFGSFHLLHMLLEDYILYTVENHNNADEQLTQSTVCATKETNFAQGDVKEDMDIDVARPRPTSVRKSGSRKHSSSSSVGSLRSPREAVAQRSPAQTPTMMRSSYHEMSPHAMTPMTPTTPTNNNNNISKYSMIPEPGHFLYPSPGDYGTRYGYTSTPGNPMTSVNHGSSYSATGTSDAAIGMGDFDMSSSYTTDGTSYTIVRSKNSMADSSYAVMTPAPNIPGYEYRGVSPIDQFKHYSQYPPNERSYPSSYMFPASAVTSNTMYPISGVSGGPSERYYPDVLEEFVDMQAAMHHGIPSRPVRSQYSYAPAILSN; encoded by the exons ATGCCTCGAGGACCAG GGCAGACAACAATGTACGGTTCGAGTGGTCATTACGTATCGCACAGCAAGCTGCAGTCTCCCCTAACGATCCAGTG GTTAAACGAAAATTATGAAGTTTCGGAAGGTGTTAGCTTGCCTCGAAGCGCTTTGTATTCACACTACTTGGACTTTTGTGAAAAGAACAACTTATCTCCTGTTAATGCTGCGAGTTTTGGCAAG ATAATTCGACACACTTTTCCCAACTTGAAAACCCGAAGACTTGGAACACGTGGACAGTCGAA GTATCATTATTATGGAATCACAATAAAAGCTACTTCACCATATCATGATACTGTGTGTAATGCAGCTAGACAGAGTAACACTGG TTTCAGCCAATCATATAGCAAGAATGACGTAGAAGAGAGACACCAGGGGAGCGGACCTCACAAAGGCCCTCAGGGAAACGGAACATACGTGGCAGCGGCCCCAGGAGGGACTCTATTGCCTGACTTCCCCAAGCCCAGCAAACTGACCTTACCTGAAGATGTGCCTCATGAAAAG GTCAAGACCTTCCTCATCATGTACCGCGCTCACTGTCAGAGAATATTGGACACCATTCTTCGCGCGAACTTCGGAGAG gTTCAGAATTTCTTGGTTCATTTCTGGCAAGGTATGCCGAGTCACATGTTGGAGGTGTTGGGTTGCAATGAGGTGGTGGAGCTTATTGGTCAGTGTGATAGCATTTTGTACAAGGCAATCAGCGGAGTTCTTATTCCAGGCACCCTTCAGCCTTTACCAGCAAG TTTGACCCAAGCGATTCGTCAGTTTGCCCAGCAGCTAGATGAATGGCTGATAGAATCGTTGTCTCATTTGCCGGAAccattacaaaagaaaaaacttgcAG ttgccAAGAACTTCTCTCATTCTCTGAGAAGACAAACGTCTCTGACCCATCTCGCTCAG GCCGCACGCACAGTACTCCACAGCGCAGAGCCTGTGTCACAAATGCTCAACGACTGGAAGCAAATTGACTTCGAAGGCATTACTCGACAGGCATTGTGGACATTCAATAATGAGATGGAGGACGAGTGGGAACTCATCTATGATC ATTTCAAAGAGTTTACTCAGCTTCTGGAACAACAGGCTACTATTGATCAGTATGCCGAGTGGGCATCTAGTATGGTCAACCGCTGTATTTCAAAG caAGTGGAGAAGACAGGAAAAACTTTCAAGGAGTGTTCACGTAATTTCCTCCTCAAGTGGTCGTTCTTTAGCGTGAAAATTGTACGCGAGCTGACGCTTCACAGTGCACACAGCTTTG GCTCGTTTCACCTTTTGCACATGCTCCTTGAGGATTACATCCTTTACACCGTTGAAAACCACAACAATGCAGACGAACAGTTAACGCAGTCTACCGTTTGTGCTACCAAGGAAACAAACTTTGCGCAAG GTGACGTCAAGGAAGACATGGATATTGATGTAGCAAGACCGAGACCAACAAGCGTTCGGAAGTCAGGATCGCGAAAACATTCAAGTTCATCATCAGTAGGATCTCTGAGAAGCCCCCGAGAAGCGGTCGCTCAAAGGAGCCCCGCACAGACACCAACAATGATGCGTTCCTCTTACCACGAAATGTCCCCTCATGCGATGACGCCCATGACACCCACTACGCCaacaaataacaacaataacatcaGTAAATACTCCATGATACCGGAACCGGGACATTTTCTGTACCCTTCCCCCGGTGATTATGGTACCCGATATGGTTACACCTCTACACCGGGAAACCCGATGACCTCTGTAAATCATGGAAGCAGCTACTCTGCAACTGGCACCAGTGACGCTGCTATTGGAATGGGCGACTTTGACATGTCAAGCAGCTATACAACAGATGGAACAAGTTACACTATAGTTCGCTCCAAAAACAGCATGGCCGATTCAAGCTACGCGGTCATGACGCCTGCTCCCAACATTCCAGGCTACGAGTACAGAGGTGTATCTCCAATTGATCAATTCAAGCATTACTCACAGTACCCACCGAATGAAAGAAGCTACCCTTCATCCTACATGTTCCCTGCAAGCGCTGTGACCTCAAATACTATGTATCCGATCTCAGGAGTCAGCGGAGGTCCCAGTGAAAGGTATTATCCGGATGTATTGGAGGAATTCGTTGACATGCAAGCCGCAATGCATCATGGAATACCAAGCCGGCCTGTGAGATCTCAGTACAGTTATGCACCAGCAATTTTGAGCAATTAG
- the LOC137982515 gene encoding cyclic nucleotide-gated channel alpha-2-like isoform X2, translated as MNEGTSRTSRVRFSANTDAFSEEEEADIRHKRLLRYWYKGGRRYSEAEKAFLSRVRIPSVGLIADGETKVGWLRFFDPGGDRLYYWLMIVSIAIVYNSWVLILRSSFPEIHKRHEIIWMTIDYLCDIIYILDLFVSSRTGYMEDGIMQKDIQKMRRHYLHTSAFYLDAASIIPLDILYIFIEHEPAVRMNRLIKYHRFWRFLDRTESRTSYPNMFRLASLMQFILVIIHWNACIYFIVSRNIGFGTDNWVYPGIIGNLNATHESLTRKYIYSFYWSTLTLTTIGEVPPPHTNVEFIIVTLDYLIGVLLFATIVGNVGNIVTNQNAGKVDFQNKMDGIKAYMRFHKIPQHLQQRVIKWFDYLWMNKKHPDEEELLRSLPDKLRAELAIHVHLDSLRKVAIFQDCEAGFLSELVLRLRAQLFSPGDYVCRKGEVGREMYIVNRGKLEVVSETGTKVYAVLEAGSYFGEISVLCMSAAGNRRTASVRSVGYSELFCLSKHDLMEVLDEYPEIKTKIESIAKQRLENDKKRTSTLLTNKHTRTEENCADSEPRPVKSRTFAKMEDRIATLERDRDKLIEELKRQREEFLNRLADLECSMSHLSRERRGEGTHRPTSRSFDFVWKRR; from the exons ATGAATGAAGGAACAAGTAGAACATCAAGAGTCCGCTTCTCAGCTAATACAGATGCTTTcagcgaagaagaagaagcggATATTCGGCACAAACGCTTACTTCGCTATTGGTACAAAGGTGGACGACGATACAGCGAAGCCGAAAAAGCGTTTTTAAGCCGTGTCAGGATACCCTCTGTTGGACTCATTGCTGATGGTGAAACTAAAGTTGGATGGCTTCGATTTTTTGATCCGGGAG GTGACAGACTGTATTACTGGTTGATGATTGTCTCCATTGCAATTGTTTATAATTCATGGGTGCTAATATTACGAAGTTCATTTCCGGAAATTCACAAAAGACATGAGATCATCTGGATGACCATAGACTATTTGTGCGAtattatttatattcttgaCTTATTTGTCAGTTCACGGACGGGTTATATGGAGGACGGTATTATGCAAAAAGACATTCAAAAAATGCGGCGACATTACTTACACACATCAGCGTTTTATTTGGACGCAGCCTCAATCATACCGCTGGACATTCTGTACATTTTCATCGAGCACGAGCCCGCAGTACGCATGAATCGCCTGATAAAGTACCACCGTTTCTGGAGATTTCTTGATCGCACAGAGAGCCGGACCAGTTACCCGAACATGTTTAGACTGGCCTCCCTGATGCAGTTCATTCTTGTGATAATTCATTGGAACGCTTGTATATATTTCATAGTATCTAGAAACATTGGGTTCGGTACAGACAATTGGGTGTACCCGGGAATCATCGGTAACTTAAATGCAACGCATGAGTCACTCACACGGAAATACATTTATTCTTTTTATTGGTCAACTCTAACGCTGACCACCATTGGGGAAGTACCGCCACCTCACACAAATGTGGAATTTATCATTGTAACTCTCGATTACTTAATAG GAGTCCTTTTATTTGCTACCATCGTTGGAAACGTTGGTAATATTGTCACGAACCAAAACGCTGGCAAAGTGGACTTTCAAAACAAGATGGACGGGATTAAAGCCTACATGCGTTTTCATAAGATCCCGCAGCATTTACAGCAGAGAGTAATCAAGTGGTTCGATTACTTGTGGATGAACAAAAAGCACCCGGATGAGGAAGAGCTTCTCCGTTCTTTACCGGACAAACTCCGGGCAGAATTAGCCATTCATGTACACTTGGATTCATTAAGAAAGGTCGCCATCTTTCAAGATTGTGAGGCGGGGTTTTTGAGCGAGCTGGTCTTGCGACTTCGTGCTCAGCTTTTTTCACCAG GGGATTACGTCTGCAGGAAAGGCGAAGTGGGTCGAGAAATGTACATTGTTAATAGGGGCAAGTTAGAGGTGGTATCAGAGACGGGCACCAAAGTCTATGCCGTGTTAGAGGCCGGAAGTTACTTCGGCGAAATTAGTGTGTTATGTATGAGCGCCGCTGGAAATCGTCGGACCGCCTCGGTGCGCTCCGTTGGCTACTCAGAGTTATTTTGCTTGTCAAAACACGATCTCATGGAAGTGCTCGATGAATATCCCGAGATCAAGACGAAAATTGAGAGCATCGCAAAACAACGACTGGAGAACGACAAGAAACGGACAAGCACGTTGCTGACAAACAAACACACGAGAACTGAAGAAAACTGCGCTGACAGTGAACCGAGGCCAGTTAAGAGCAGAACTTTCGCCAAGATGGAAGATAGGATTGCTACACTTGAAAGGGATAGAGATAAGCTTATAGAAGAGTTAAAAAGACAAAGAGAGGAGTTTTTAAACAGACTCGCTGATCTTGAGTGTTCAATGTCACACCTATCAAGGGAACGACGAGGCGAAGGAACACATAGACCCACTTCAAGATCTTTTGACTTCGTTTGGaaaagaagataa